A single window of Actinoallomurus bryophytorum DNA harbors:
- a CDS encoding SDR family NAD(P)-dependent oxidoreductase has translation MVHASLVDVISLGGRRAVVTGAGSGIGRAAAVVLTKAGASVLALDISEKALSETKAIALQVPDAEFDAATVDVSDPAAVDSVLSGEGLDIVVNSAGIMAPESLATTSGKDWDRVLGVNLTGYFNVLKSAVPRMNRPGSVIQISSMMGHIGLAFPAYTASKGAILSLSRQLAGEFGPAGIRVNSVSPGMIRTGMTEDSLSSGDQRDHITGRTPLRTVGAPEDVAHAILYLASDLSTFVTGTDILIDGGLISTLNL, from the coding sequence ATGGTCCATGCATCTCTTGTCGACGTCATCAGTCTCGGCGGTCGCCGCGCGGTGGTGACCGGGGCGGGGTCCGGCATCGGGCGGGCGGCTGCCGTGGTGCTCACGAAAGCCGGCGCTTCGGTTCTCGCTCTCGACATCAGCGAAAAGGCTCTTTCGGAAACAAAGGCCATCGCGTTGCAGGTGCCGGACGCGGAATTCGACGCCGCAACAGTCGACGTTTCGGACCCTGCCGCAGTCGACAGCGTCCTTAGCGGGGAAGGCCTCGATATAGTCGTCAACTCGGCCGGGATCATGGCGCCGGAATCGCTGGCGACGACCAGCGGCAAGGACTGGGATCGTGTGCTGGGGGTGAACCTGACGGGGTACTTCAACGTGCTCAAGTCCGCCGTTCCCCGCATGAACCGTCCCGGAAGCGTGATCCAGATATCGTCGATGATGGGCCACATCGGCCTCGCGTTTCCCGCCTACACGGCCAGCAAGGGAGCAATTCTGTCCCTTTCCCGGCAGCTCGCGGGCGAGTTCGGCCCGGCCGGAATCCGGGTCAACTCGGTGAGCCCCGGAATGATCCGGACCGGAATGACGGAGGACAGTCTCTCCAGCGGCGACCAGCGCGATCACATCACCGGACGCACTCCGCTACGCACGGTAGGTGCGCCGGAGGACGTCGCCCACGCGATTCTCTACTTGGCGAGCGACCTGTCGACATTCGTGACGGGCACGGACATCCTGATCGACGGCGGACTGATTTCCACCCTCAATCTGTGA
- a CDS encoding MarR family winged helix-turn-helix transcriptional regulator — MTREEETAGTSLPTPGTAGALLSDLLWEVSAYVELLGEAMLADLPISTASSGMLMTVYAEPGITVAEMSRRKPRTQQAISQTVARLEKLGLIERRLKAGRGVGLHLTDDGRSMAEQAFDRERSADEQLLGILGEETHDALRKLLIEARNLLRPER, encoded by the coding sequence ATGACCCGCGAGGAAGAGACAGCAGGCACGTCGCTGCCTACCCCAGGGACCGCCGGCGCGCTGCTCAGTGACCTGTTGTGGGAGGTTTCGGCATACGTCGAACTGCTGGGCGAGGCCATGCTCGCCGATCTGCCGATCAGCACGGCTTCGAGCGGGATGCTCATGACCGTCTACGCCGAACCCGGCATCACCGTCGCCGAGATGTCCCGCCGTAAACCGAGAACCCAGCAGGCCATCAGTCAAACCGTCGCCCGCCTCGAGAAACTGGGGCTGATCGAGCGCCGCCTGAAAGCGGGCCGTGGCGTCGGCTTGCACCTCACGGACGACGGCCGGAGCATGGCCGAACAAGCCTTCGACCGCGAACGCTCGGCTGACGAACAGCTACTCGGGATCCTCGGCGAGGAAACCCACGACGCCCTGCGCAAGCTGCTCATTGAAGCGCGCAACCTGCTCCGCCCTGAACGGTAG
- a CDS encoding CHAT domain-containing protein — protein MTEPDAAAMAALVELSGMILDGVITTREALSRIRRDPALLAGVSVPVLAEASWVAAKESRTVGCSIAGLLHEWTVRHAYGDPAAVFASGRAFVQAATEVLMVADDHDLYRRAHEAADRMIDAARPAAAATGHLVAGMLHLAPYALESALDPREYTLGRELRRLREIWSLPRGWATGQPADTEIEELMPEPGVGLGRAVRHLATAAEGTAGVAKGEALTHLAFAAYSRHLADGGGSLADVDRWCDKAVTLLPPDGEPLACGRLLWLYVIRGRARSVALLRSAAEPLRLVLLPSGRRVDRPILLPRLDPAADGRIRTVLTGVTFLRLLAEVGLADAAREIVQTVWLLTALDPDLQAQRMFLDRAAAHCLPDDPAGCRERLLGAVPTPVSERGLSLAAVAADRIHALVCGSGAESPHPASLEAAAEAARWSGEPALSRIVVMVTNHRIRAMLTEADGEQDEWTILLLVRAVTTLTQSGNHDLAMLALDRLVSAVADLSIDWIAGIDASSMFPALVAMVRTALASLPEAGGRAAVYSLKMLLGRWSALRTASGAVSVAQFIILLKGQALAGALARPGPTRPDREMLRVLARLVPRKDIVLDGPHYPWDIRSLLHLDPEAVIGTFLHDAEQERGSTETQRLANLKRQAQRMDNARLMAHAAAAPFRPLPEVQKALPADAVLLNLLCGAFGTSVAAVHVTMMDKDRMAELPVAGPDATRFNESRTQTIWSTPAETGFESTRIIGSWLGPTIARMRRELLQDPLHRDITRAGEYELAEFVRFLSGKVLALLAEFADAGRTRLVVWPNEALYFLPLHLLPFRGGVLADHFIVTVLPSVECLFRMPPAASASQSMCAIASAAGGLPDGLPEEPSLHEQAERVAGLFGGRALTGPDATPAAALEALGTSRYLHLAAHGTQDVDAPLFARLYLAGGSLHAHQILERDLRRTELVTLSACESALLRYDFFDNLHGLAPAFLRAGAAAVVGALWPVAPEVAATFFTELYARLADGATRVDAFRHAQVHARARHSNHRDWGAFTYFGA, from the coding sequence ATGACGGAGCCGGACGCCGCGGCCATGGCCGCCCTCGTGGAACTGTCCGGCATGATCCTAGACGGCGTGATCACCACCCGCGAGGCGCTGAGCCGGATCAGGCGAGACCCGGCGCTGCTCGCAGGCGTTTCCGTGCCCGTCCTGGCCGAAGCGAGCTGGGTGGCAGCGAAGGAGTCGCGGACCGTCGGCTGCTCGATCGCGGGCCTGTTACACGAGTGGACCGTGAGGCACGCTTACGGCGATCCGGCCGCAGTGTTCGCGAGCGGCCGGGCGTTCGTGCAAGCGGCCACCGAAGTCCTCATGGTCGCGGATGACCACGACCTGTACCGGCGGGCGCACGAGGCCGCCGACCGGATGATCGATGCCGCCAGGCCCGCGGCAGCCGCCACCGGGCACCTCGTCGCCGGGATGCTGCACCTGGCGCCGTACGCGCTCGAATCGGCCCTCGACCCTCGCGAATACACCCTGGGCCGGGAGCTCCGTCGCCTGCGTGAGATCTGGTCCCTGCCGAGAGGCTGGGCGACCGGCCAGCCGGCGGACACGGAAATCGAGGAGCTGATGCCCGAGCCAGGCGTCGGGCTCGGCCGTGCTGTGCGTCACCTCGCGACGGCCGCCGAGGGCACCGCCGGTGTGGCCAAGGGCGAGGCGCTGACGCACCTGGCGTTCGCCGCGTACTCCCGGCACCTCGCCGACGGCGGCGGCAGCCTCGCCGACGTGGACCGATGGTGTGACAAGGCGGTGACGCTACTCCCGCCCGACGGCGAACCGCTGGCCTGCGGCCGGCTGCTGTGGCTGTACGTCATTCGCGGACGTGCCCGGTCCGTGGCGTTGCTGCGCTCGGCAGCCGAGCCCCTACGGCTGGTGCTCCTGCCCTCTGGCCGACGTGTCGACCGCCCGATACTCCTGCCCCGGCTGGACCCAGCCGCCGACGGCCGGATCCGCACGGTGCTGACCGGCGTCACCTTCCTCCGGCTGCTGGCCGAGGTTGGGCTGGCGGACGCGGCCCGCGAGATCGTCCAGACGGTGTGGCTACTTACGGCCCTCGATCCCGACCTGCAAGCACAGCGGATGTTCCTCGACCGTGCGGCGGCGCACTGCCTGCCCGATGATCCGGCCGGGTGCCGCGAGCGGCTGCTCGGCGCCGTGCCGACGCCGGTGAGCGAACGGGGCCTGTCCCTCGCGGCCGTGGCAGCCGACCGGATACACGCGCTCGTGTGCGGGTCCGGCGCGGAGAGCCCGCACCCCGCCTCTCTGGAGGCCGCCGCGGAGGCGGCGCGGTGGTCGGGCGAGCCTGCGTTGTCGCGCATCGTGGTCATGGTCACCAACCACCGGATCCGGGCGATGCTCACCGAAGCGGACGGCGAGCAGGACGAATGGACGATCCTGCTGCTCGTCCGGGCGGTCACGACGCTGACGCAGAGCGGCAACCATGACCTGGCGATGCTCGCACTCGACCGGCTGGTGAGCGCCGTCGCCGACTTGTCCATCGACTGGATCGCCGGTATCGACGCGTCGTCGATGTTCCCCGCGCTGGTGGCGATGGTCCGTACGGCGCTCGCGAGCCTGCCCGAGGCCGGCGGCCGAGCCGCCGTGTACTCCCTGAAGATGCTGCTGGGACGCTGGTCCGCCCTGAGGACGGCCTCCGGAGCCGTGAGCGTAGCCCAGTTCATTATCCTCCTCAAGGGTCAGGCGCTGGCCGGGGCGCTGGCCCGGCCGGGGCCGACGCGGCCGGACCGGGAGATGCTCCGCGTCCTCGCCCGGCTCGTCCCGAGGAAGGACATCGTCCTCGACGGCCCTCACTACCCGTGGGACATACGGTCGCTCCTGCACTTAGACCCCGAGGCGGTCATCGGCACCTTCCTCCACGACGCCGAGCAGGAACGTGGATCAACCGAGACCCAGCGGCTGGCAAATCTCAAGCGGCAGGCGCAGAGGATGGACAACGCCCGGCTTATGGCCCACGCCGCCGCGGCCCCGTTCCGCCCCTTGCCCGAGGTGCAGAAGGCGCTGCCCGCTGACGCGGTGCTCCTGAACCTGCTCTGCGGTGCGTTCGGGACGTCAGTGGCCGCTGTCCACGTGACGATGATGGACAAGGACCGGATGGCGGAGCTGCCCGTAGCCGGCCCAGACGCGACCCGGTTCAACGAGTCCCGTACCCAGACGATCTGGTCCACCCCGGCGGAGACCGGCTTCGAGAGCACGAGGATCATCGGCTCCTGGCTCGGGCCCACCATCGCGCGGATGCGGCGAGAACTCCTCCAAGACCCGCTGCACCGGGACATCACCCGGGCCGGTGAGTACGAGCTGGCCGAGTTCGTGAGGTTCCTGTCCGGCAAGGTGCTCGCCCTGCTGGCCGAGTTCGCCGACGCGGGCCGGACCCGGCTGGTCGTCTGGCCGAACGAAGCACTGTACTTCCTTCCACTGCACCTGCTGCCGTTCCGCGGCGGCGTCCTCGCCGACCACTTCATCGTGACCGTCCTGCCGTCGGTGGAGTGCCTGTTCCGGATGCCTCCCGCCGCGTCCGCCAGCCAGTCCATGTGCGCGATCGCCAGCGCCGCGGGCGGTCTGCCGGACGGATTGCCCGAAGAACCGTCCTTGCACGAGCAAGCCGAACGCGTCGCCGGGCTGTTCGGCGGCCGAGCGCTGACCGGGCCGGACGCCACCCCAGCCGCCGCGCTGGAAGCACTCGGCACCTCCCGGTACCTGCACCTGGCCGCGCATGGGACACAGGACGTTGACGCGCCACTATTCGCCCGCCTCTACCTGGCCGGCGGCTCGCTGCACGCCCATCAGATCCTGGAACGTGACCTGCGGAGGACCGAGCTGGTGACGCTGAGCGCCTGCGAATCCGCGTTGCTGAGGTACGACTTCTTCGACAACCTGCACGGCCTGGCGCCGGCGTTCCTCCGCGCCGGAGCCGCAGCCGTCGTAGGGGCGCTGTGGCCCGTGGCGCCGGAGGTGGCCGCCACCTTCTTCACCGAGCTCTACGCCCGCCTCGCCGACGGCGCCACCAGGGTGGACGCCTTCCGGCACGCGCAGGTCCATGCCCGTGCACGGCACTCTAACCACCGGGACTGGGGCGCGTTCACCTACTTCGGTGCCTGA
- a CDS encoding integrase core domain-containing protein yields MGIRIVRTAAQAPRMNAIMERCRELLDRILIVNGAHLRKVLTEYEDHFNTRRPHRALNQAGAPRPLPDPTDADIKVIRRDRLRGLIHEYAQFA; encoded by the coding sequence CTGGGTATCCGGATCGTACGCACCGCTGCTCAGGCACCCCGTATGAACGCGATCATGGAACGCTGCCGCGAACTCCTCGATCGGATCCTCATCGTCAACGGCGCGCATCTACGCAAGGTCCTCACGGAATACGAGGACCACTTCAACACCCGCCGGCCACACCGTGCCTTGAACCAGGCCGGGGCGCCCAGACCGTTACCCGATCCTACGGATGCGGACATCAAGGTCATCCGACGAGATCGACTCAGAGGGCTCATCCATGAATATGCCCAGTTTGCATGA
- a CDS encoding carboxyl transferase domain-containing protein has product MFSRVAIVNRGEAAMRLIHAIRDLCAETGARIETVALYTDADRDATFVREADVSYSLGPASARPYLDHAVLEQALVETRADAAWVGWGFVAEDPAFAELCEKIGVTFVGPSAEAMRRLGDKIGAKLIAEEVGVPVAPWSRGEVATLEDALRAGNDIGYPLMLKATAGGGGRGIRMVASDEDLADAYVRTSQEALRAFGSGVVFLERLVTGARHVEVQVIADGQGTAWALGVRDCSVQRRNQKIIEESASPVLAPEQVVELKASAERLAVAVGYRGACTVEFLYHPGEKLFAFLEVNTRLQVEHPITEITTGTDLVRLQLHVANGGTLDGAQPGETGHAIEARLNAEDPDRDFAPAPGRIARLVLPAGPGIRVDTGVSEGDSIPADFDSMIAKIIAYGSDRQQALGRLRRAMAETTVIIEGGATNKSFVLDLLDQPEVIDASADTGWIDRVRAEGRLVSHRHSAIALAAAAIRAYHNEEEVSRRRLLSTAHGGRPQVQHESGRPLDLKLRGVGYRVSVARVGHKRFRVGISGGDALHIVDVEGERFDEHSGQIVVNGRRFRLVSAAHGPIHMIEVDGVAHRISGDEGGVVRSPAPALVVATPLALGDEVEAGAPILVLESMKMETVLRAPFRARVRECPVSVGSQVETGTPVMRLEPLPDGDAGQAEPVAETVEIELPAEPAAASAADRVERGLQDLRSLLLGFDVDPHDRGRVLSAYLAARTELGGRPLESELDLLTVFADLSELSRNKAGGELDVEPGSPVHSPRESFHSYLQSLDVERAGVGEGFQAKLTKVLAHYGVAGLDRTPELEAAVFRIFLAQQRMSTNVAIVSELVRQWLAGAPPIESLSERAGLTLERLVEATQVRFPMVSDLARGVVFRWFTQPLRRRNRARVYAAVREDLRYLDNNPDAPDRAGRIQAMVASSEPLVRLIGQWIGRLGRDPAPLLEVLTRRYYGSRGLSEVAARETAGCRFVTAEHTGAHGVTRVVTSAVDFAALPDAIGAVGGFAADVAEHGLVADLYVTWEDQPDADAMAVRLGRLLAEHPQPAGVRRITTTVAGTSGAVMHHHFTFRPDGAGFAEDRLIRGLHPQIARRLQLQRLREFDLTRLPFADEEIYLFKAVARSNPADERLIAMGQVRDLTPLREADGRLVALPAVEDAITACLDAIRNIQVQRPQNKRFDTNRIMMYVWPSTELSADELNTLVQRVLPTGAGAGLEEVQFVARQRTAAGELAEVAVRITLDPGHGARLHVDKPSTEPVQPLDDYRQKVLRAARRGNVYPYELTDLLAGPAGDFVEHDLDDHGALVPVERPKGKNSAAIVAGVVTTPTGRYPEGVTRVVLLGDPTKALGALSEPECSRVIAALDLAERMRVPLEWFALSAGARISMASGTENMDWVAAALKRIVTFTQDGGEINIVVAGINVGAQPYWNAEATMLMHTKGILVMTPDSAMVLTGKQSLDFSGGVSAEDNFGIGGYDRVMGPNGQAQYWAPNLPAARDVLMAHYDHTYVVPGETAPRKAGTNDPVDRDVSAFPHATAGSDFTTVGQIFSAAHNPDRKKPFDIRTVMRALSDQDHRVLERWAGMADADTSVVQDVHIGGRPVCLIGIESRSVPRRGFPPTDGPDTYTAGTLFPRSSKKTARAINAASGNRPLVVLANLSGFDGSPESMRKLQLEYGAEIGRAIVNFDGPIVFCVISRYHGGAFVVFSKALNPNLTVLALEGSFASVLGGAPAAAVVFSGEVNNRTATDPRVTELQARITETSGAERAALGTRLAEVQSSVRAEKLGEVAAEFDRVHSIERAVEVGSVDAIISAAELRPRIIEAIEHGSAPRLPK; this is encoded by the coding sequence GTGTTCAGTCGTGTCGCCATCGTCAACCGCGGAGAGGCCGCGATGCGGCTCATCCACGCCATCCGGGATCTTTGCGCGGAGACCGGGGCGCGGATCGAGACGGTCGCCCTCTACACCGACGCCGATCGCGACGCGACCTTCGTCCGTGAAGCGGACGTCTCCTACTCGCTGGGTCCCGCCTCGGCCCGCCCGTACCTCGACCATGCCGTCCTGGAACAGGCGCTGGTGGAGACCCGGGCCGACGCCGCGTGGGTCGGTTGGGGGTTCGTCGCCGAGGACCCGGCGTTCGCCGAGCTATGCGAGAAGATCGGCGTCACCTTCGTCGGACCGAGCGCGGAGGCGATGCGCAGGCTCGGCGACAAGATCGGCGCGAAGTTGATCGCCGAGGAGGTCGGTGTGCCGGTGGCGCCGTGGAGCCGCGGCGAGGTCGCCACCCTTGAGGACGCGCTGCGCGCCGGCAACGACATCGGCTACCCGCTGATGCTCAAGGCGACCGCGGGCGGCGGCGGGCGCGGCATCCGTATGGTCGCCTCGGATGAGGATCTGGCGGACGCCTACGTGCGTACCAGCCAGGAGGCGCTGCGCGCGTTCGGCTCCGGTGTGGTGTTCCTGGAGCGCTTGGTCACCGGCGCCCGGCACGTCGAGGTTCAGGTCATCGCCGACGGGCAGGGCACCGCGTGGGCGCTGGGCGTACGGGACTGCTCGGTGCAGCGGCGCAACCAGAAGATCATCGAGGAGTCCGCCTCTCCGGTCCTGGCCCCCGAGCAGGTCGTCGAGCTGAAGGCGTCGGCCGAGCGGCTCGCCGTGGCCGTCGGCTACCGCGGCGCCTGCACCGTCGAGTTCCTCTACCATCCCGGCGAGAAGCTGTTCGCCTTCCTCGAGGTCAACACCCGGCTGCAGGTCGAGCACCCGATCACCGAGATCACCACCGGCACCGACCTGGTACGGCTGCAGCTACACGTGGCGAACGGCGGGACGCTGGACGGCGCCCAGCCGGGCGAGACCGGCCACGCCATCGAGGCCCGGCTCAACGCCGAGGATCCCGACCGTGACTTCGCGCCCGCCCCGGGCCGCATCGCGCGACTGGTGCTGCCCGCCGGGCCCGGCATCCGCGTGGACACCGGCGTCAGCGAGGGCGACAGCATCCCGGCCGACTTCGACTCGATGATCGCCAAGATCATCGCCTACGGCAGCGACCGCCAGCAGGCGCTGGGCCGGCTGCGCCGCGCGATGGCCGAGACCACGGTCATCATCGAGGGCGGCGCGACCAACAAGAGCTTCGTGCTCGACCTGCTCGACCAGCCCGAGGTGATCGACGCGAGCGCCGACACCGGCTGGATCGACCGCGTACGCGCCGAGGGCCGCCTGGTCAGCCACCGGCACTCCGCGATCGCCCTGGCCGCCGCCGCGATCCGGGCCTACCACAACGAGGAGGAGGTCAGCCGCCGGCGGCTGCTGTCCACCGCGCACGGCGGGCGGCCGCAGGTGCAGCACGAAAGCGGCCGTCCGCTGGACCTCAAGCTCCGCGGTGTCGGCTACCGGGTGAGCGTGGCCCGGGTCGGGCACAAGCGGTTCCGCGTCGGCATCTCCGGCGGCGACGCACTGCACATTGTCGACGTCGAGGGCGAGCGGTTCGACGAACACAGCGGCCAGATCGTGGTCAACGGCCGTCGGTTCCGACTGGTGTCGGCGGCCCACGGGCCGATCCACATGATCGAGGTCGACGGCGTCGCGCACCGGATCAGCGGCGACGAGGGTGGCGTCGTCCGCTCCCCCGCACCCGCGTTGGTGGTCGCGACGCCGCTTGCCCTTGGTGACGAGGTCGAGGCGGGCGCGCCGATCCTGGTGCTCGAAAGCATGAAGATGGAGACGGTGCTGCGCGCGCCGTTCCGCGCCCGCGTCCGTGAGTGCCCGGTGTCGGTGGGCAGCCAGGTCGAGACCGGCACGCCGGTGATGCGGCTGGAGCCACTGCCCGACGGGGACGCCGGGCAGGCGGAGCCGGTCGCCGAGACCGTCGAGATCGAGCTGCCCGCGGAGCCCGCTGCGGCATCCGCGGCCGATCGCGTCGAACGCGGCCTGCAGGACCTGCGCAGCCTGCTGCTCGGCTTCGACGTCGACCCGCATGACCGCGGGCGGGTGCTGTCGGCCTATCTGGCGGCGCGCACCGAGCTGGGCGGGCGGCCGCTCGAGAGCGAGCTGGATCTGCTCACGGTGTTCGCCGACCTGTCCGAGCTGAGCCGGAACAAGGCAGGCGGCGAACTCGACGTCGAGCCGGGCAGTCCGGTGCACAGCCCGCGCGAGTCCTTCCACAGCTACCTGCAGAGCCTCGATGTCGAGCGCGCCGGAGTGGGCGAAGGCTTCCAGGCCAAGCTCACCAAGGTCCTCGCCCATTACGGCGTCGCAGGCCTCGACCGTACGCCGGAGCTGGAGGCCGCGGTCTTCCGGATCTTCCTGGCTCAGCAGCGGATGAGCACCAACGTCGCGATCGTGTCGGAGCTGGTGCGCCAGTGGCTAGCCGGCGCGCCGCCGATCGAGTCGCTCAGCGAACGCGCCGGGCTCACCCTCGAGCGCCTGGTCGAGGCCACGCAGGTGCGCTTCCCCATGGTGTCCGACCTGGCCCGCGGCGTGGTGTTCCGCTGGTTCACCCAGCCGTTGCGGCGCCGCAACCGCGCCAGGGTCTACGCCGCGGTGCGTGAGGACCTGCGCTACCTGGACAACAACCCTGACGCGCCGGACCGTGCCGGGCGGATCCAGGCCATGGTGGCCAGCTCCGAGCCGCTCGTCCGGCTGATCGGCCAGTGGATCGGCCGGCTCGGGCGGGACCCCGCGCCGCTGCTGGAGGTGCTGACGCGCCGCTACTACGGCAGCCGTGGGTTGTCCGAGGTCGCCGCGCGGGAGACCGCGGGCTGCCGGTTCGTCACCGCTGAGCACACCGGTGCACACGGCGTGACACGCGTGGTCACCAGCGCCGTCGACTTCGCCGCTCTGCCCGACGCGATCGGTGCCGTCGGCGGTTTCGCCGCCGACGTGGCCGAGCACGGGCTGGTCGCCGACCTGTACGTCACGTGGGAGGACCAGCCGGACGCCGACGCGATGGCGGTGCGTCTCGGACGGCTGCTCGCCGAGCACCCGCAGCCCGCGGGCGTCCGCCGGATCACCACGACCGTCGCCGGCACCAGCGGCGCCGTGATGCACCACCACTTCACCTTCCGGCCCGACGGTGCGGGCTTCGCCGAGGACCGGCTGATCCGCGGCCTGCACCCGCAGATCGCACGGCGCCTGCAGCTGCAGCGCCTGCGCGAGTTCGACCTCACGCGGCTGCCGTTCGCCGACGAGGAGATCTACCTGTTCAAGGCCGTGGCGCGCAGCAACCCGGCCGACGAGCGACTCATCGCGATGGGCCAGGTACGCGATCTGACGCCGTTGCGCGAGGCCGACGGCAGACTGGTCGCGCTGCCCGCGGTGGAGGACGCGATCACCGCATGCCTCGACGCCATCCGCAACATCCAGGTGCAGCGACCCCAGAACAAGCGGTTCGACACCAACCGGATCATGATGTACGTCTGGCCGTCCACCGAGCTGTCCGCCGACGAGCTCAACACACTGGTCCAGCGCGTGCTGCCGACCGGCGCCGGCGCGGGGCTGGAGGAGGTCCAGTTCGTGGCCCGCCAGCGCACCGCCGCGGGCGAGCTGGCCGAGGTCGCCGTGCGGATCACCCTGGACCCGGGACACGGTGCGCGCCTGCACGTCGACAAGCCGTCGACGGAACCGGTGCAGCCGCTGGACGACTACCGCCAGAAGGTGCTGCGCGCGGCCCGGCGCGGGAACGTCTACCCGTACGAGCTGACCGACCTGCTCGCCGGACCGGCGGGCGACTTCGTCGAGCACGACCTCGACGACCACGGCGCGCTCGTGCCGGTGGAGCGGCCGAAGGGCAAGAACTCCGCGGCGATCGTGGCGGGCGTCGTCACGACGCCGACCGGGCGGTACCCCGAAGGCGTTACCCGCGTGGTGCTGCTCGGCGACCCGACCAAGGCGCTGGGCGCGCTGTCGGAGCCGGAGTGCTCACGGGTGATCGCGGCGCTCGACCTCGCCGAGCGGATGCGGGTCCCCCTGGAGTGGTTCGCGCTGTCGGCGGGCGCGCGGATCTCGATGGCCTCGGGCACCGAGAACATGGACTGGGTCGCGGCCGCGCTCAAGCGGATCGTCACGTTCACCCAGGACGGCGGTGAGATCAACATCGTGGTCGCCGGGATCAACGTCGGGGCCCAGCCGTACTGGAACGCCGAAGCGACGATGCTCATGCACACCAAGGGCATCCTGGTGATGACGCCGGACTCGGCGATGGTGCTCACCGGCAAGCAGTCACTGGACTTCTCCGGCGGCGTGTCGGCCGAGGACAACTTCGGCATCGGCGGCTACGACCGCGTGATGGGGCCGAACGGCCAGGCGCAGTACTGGGCGCCCAACCTGCCGGCCGCCCGCGACGTGCTGATGGCACACTACGACCACACCTACGTCGTGCCCGGCGAGACGGCGCCGCGGAAGGCGGGCACCAACGACCCGGTCGACCGCGACGTCTCCGCGTTTCCGCACGCGACCGCCGGTAGCGACTTCACCACCGTCGGCCAGATCTTCTCCGCAGCTCACAACCCGGACCGCAAGAAGCCGTTCGACATCCGTACGGTGATGCGCGCGCTGTCCGACCAGGACCACCGGGTGCTGGAGCGCTGGGCGGGCATGGCCGACGCCGACACCTCGGTGGTGCAGGACGTGCACATCGGCGGCCGGCCGGTCTGCCTGATCGGGATCGAGTCGCGGTCGGTGCCGCGACGCGGCTTCCCACCCACCGACGGGCCGGACACCTACACCGCGGGCACGCTGTTCCCGCGGTCGTCGAAGAAGACCGCACGGGCGATCAACGCGGCCTCCGGCAACCGGCCGCTGGTCGTGCTGGCGAACCTGTCCGGTTTCGACGGCTCACCGGAGTCGATGCGCAAACTGCAGCTGGAGTACGGCGCGGAGATCGGCCGGGCGATCGTCAACTTCGACGGCCCGATCGTGTTCTGCGTGATCTCCCGCTACCACGGCGGCGCGTTCGTGGTGTTCTCCAAGGCGCTCAACCCGAACCTGACCGTGCTGGCGCTGGAGGGCTCGTTCGCCTCGGTACTCGGCGGCGCCCCGGCGGCGGCCGTGGTGTTCTCCGGTGAGGTGAACAACCGCACCGCAACCGATCCGCGGGTGACCGAGCTGCAGGCCCGGATCACGGAGACCAGCGGCGCCGAGCGGGCCGCGCTGGGCACCCGGCTCGCCGAGGTCCAGTCGTCCGTCCGGGCGGAGAAGCTCGGCGAGGTCGCCGCGGAGTTCGACCGGGTGCACAGCATCGAGCGCGCGGTCGAGGTCGGCTCAGTGGACGCGATCATCAGCGCCGCCGAACTGCGGCCGCGGATCATCGAAGCCATCGAGCACGGATCGGCTCCGCGGCTTCCCAAATAA
- a CDS encoding LLM class flavin-dependent oxidoreductase, with amino-acid sequence MPSAPPVVLAHVAALTSRIRLFTGVTVLSMLDPVRVAEDNATVDHLSGGRLELIVGKGAGPGGTGV; translated from the coding sequence CTGCCGAGTGCGCCACCGGTTGTGCTGGCACACGTCGCGGCGCTGACCAGCAGGATCCGGTTGTTCACCGGCGTGACCGTGCTGTCGATGCTCGACCCGGTGCGCGTCGCCGAGGACAACGCGACCGTCGACCATCTCTCCGGCGGCAGGCTGGAGCTGATCGTGGGCAAGGGCGCCGGGCCGGGTGGAACCGGTGTGTGA